The genomic stretch TTCAAAACTCCCGCAATGCATATCGCCTACCAGTCCCGCCTGTCCATGTACTCCTATGGAAGGACCTCCGGCCTGGTTGTGGAGGTCGGCCACGGTGTGTCCTACGTAGTTCCCATCTACGAGGGCTATCCTTTGCCCAGCATCACCGGACGGCTGGACTATGCGGGTTCTGACCTGACAACCTACTTGATGGGCCTGATGAACAATTTGGGGAAACACTTCACTGAGGACCAGCTGGGCATTGTGGAGGACATCAAGAAGAAATGCTGCTTTGTGGCCCTGGACCCCACTGAAGAGAAGAAAGTCCCAGCTACTGAGCATACGATCCAGTACACCCTGCCGGATGGGCAGGAGATATACCTGTGCCAGGAAAGGTTCCTCTGCTCAGAAATGTTCTTCAAGCCTTCTCTGATCAAGTCCACGCAGCTGGGCCTCCACACCCAGACGGTGTCCTGCCTTAACAAGTGTGACATCGCCCTCAAACGAGACCTCATGGGGAATCTCCTACTCTGTGGGGGGAGCAGCATGCTCAGAGGTTTCCCTAACCGTCTGCAGAAGGAGCTGAACAGCATGTGTCCTAATGACACCCCCCAGGTAAACGTGCTGCCCGAAAGAGACACTGCAGTGTGGACGGGTGGCTCCATCCTAGCATCGCTTCAGGGCTTCCAACCACTGTGGGTCCACCGCTTTGAGTACGAGGAGCACGGGCCTTTCTTCCTCTACAGAAGGTGCTTCTGAACTCCGATGAAGCACGGTCTCTGTGGTGGCCATGCATCAGCTTTGCTGGGTGAGCACCCATCGCATACAGAGAGAGCTGAGCCAGCCGTTTCACTCCTGCGGTATTAAACAATCCTCACGTTTCCCTCCACAGTGTGTTTCTCTATTTCCTCACGCAATGAGAACTTCACGCATGCAGCATCTGCCTTAAAATGTCCATTTGCCAAAAAACagcggcgggggaggggagaaggggggaaTGATTATGGACCAAAAAGATGTGCTTTATAGGTTGATTGCTTAAGTATTTGGGGGAGAAACTACCTCTAAAATTATTCTGTCCCTTATTTTGTATATTCCCCACTTTAGGTACTACAGTATTGTTAAACTCTGCTTGGAAGGGGGAGTGGGATaaagatagattagatagatagagtAAATGCTGTTGTGGCATATAAGAAGATCCCTTTCAATTAACACCAACAGGAAGTATGCTGTAATGGTTCAGTCTCCCACAAAGCAGCAGAGTGCATTTCACAGTTGATCAGTGACTCTGAAGGCTTGGAAAGAGCTGACGAAGATGTCTGACGCCTGCTTTAACTGTACTTTCTTTTAGTTCCAATAGTTATTTATGTCTCAATACCAGTTCTTACCAACCCATCATGGTGACTGGCTGATGAAACCTGGTGTATTATGAGCAAGATATGTGTATCTTAAGGGAAAAACTCTTCAGGGAATGGGTGCTATATAGATTTCCCCCTTTAAAAAACTGGGGGCAGATTTATCTTGGGTTACCAGCCCTAAGGTCATGAGGATGCAACCCACAGCCATTCTCCAGACACTTCAAGCAGCAGATGCTCATCTCCAACCAGACTGGATTCTCCATCAACCTGCAGGGTATACAACTGGAGTCTGGAACGGGCGCAGGATAAAGGTTGCCAGTTCTGCAGTGTGGGTTTGGGGGAAGCTGGTCCATGCCGGTCATTCTAACCCAACTAAGGAACTGAAGGAACGTAAAGATCCTCACGGTCCGGGAAGCCCTTCCAGAGCCCAGCATGTTCTGTGATATTCCTGTGGGGCAGTTTATAATTGGACCTTCAGTTTTTTAGAACAGTCCCCAGTACATTCTCTGCCCTGTCTCCAACACTGGCAGGCAGcataaaatagtggaaagaacatgggctttagaTTCTGCAATTTGAAACTGTTTTGCTtccaactagctgtgtgacctgagtcTGCTCACCTGTAAAATTGAATTCAAATGCCTACCTCACACAGCTGATGTAAATATCAAAGGTAAACGTCTGCATACCAATGTGTGGCCTCCAGGAGGTGATCACAAGGGTTGTTAGCTACTATTATCTTGTAGAATTCTACCTCTTATAAAGGAGCCTAAATGCCCTACGATGATCCTGAGCCACACATACACCCAAAGACACACACATTCAATCACTCGTAGGAGAGTGATGGTATCTCTACCATTCCCAGGGAGAAGCCCTACAGAACCACTCTCATAGCCTCCAGGTTTGCCTAGACAGCCTTGAAAGACCTGAATGCCCCACCCTGGAGACCTGGTAAGTAGGCACAGCTGGCCGGCACTAGCAAGCTAGAGTAGAGAAGCAGAAATAGCCACAGAAGGGCTTAGTCAGCGAGGACTAAGCCTTACCCTGGAGGATCAGGGAATCAGCTAGGAGTTGGGTACATTGACTTGAGAGAGGTATGCCTTGTTCACCTCAGTTTCTGCCCAAACCACTACTGTCAACACTCTATGAACATTCACTGATGGGCAGGTTGAAGTTTGGTTAATTCTTAACCTTTGGACCTCTTTGGCAGGGTGGTAAAGCCTGTGGACCCCTCAgaataatagaatatttttaactgcatcaaataaaatacataggataaTATGTATTTTATCCTAATACTCTATCTTAGATCCCTTAAGGGTCTATGAACCCCCAGTCGATTACCCCCGTAAAGGTGAGGGTCTTGATGAAGGGGAGGCATGGGACGTGGTTCTGGAGAATGGGAACTCCCAGGCCATCCTAGGACCAAATGCtatactgcattttaaaatgagaaataccaATATAAGGCTAAACAACTGTGTAATCTCATTCaaagcacttttatgaattctcTCACTTGATCCATATAATTCACACttgcagaaaaaaagaatcctcctcacacataaaaaaagatgaatagtTTTTAGT from Phocoena phocoena chromosome 6, mPhoPho1.1, whole genome shotgun sequence encodes the following:
- the ACTL7A gene encoding LOW QUALITY PROTEIN: actin-like protein 7A (The sequence of the model RefSeq protein was modified relative to this genomic sequence to represent the inferred CDS: substituted 1 base at 1 genomic stop codon), which codes for MXAPRAAIIGAGPSERMGEQASLQTQAFQTASLKDGPAKRAVWVRRNHSEPKEPTKSPVVNNKSKLELTKAVVVDLGTGYCKCGFAGLPKPTHVISSTVGKPYMETAKTGDNRKETFVGQELVNPEVRLKLINPLRHGIIVDWDTVQDIWDYLFHQEMKIAPEEHAVLVSDPPLSPHTNREKYAEMLFETFKTPAMHIAYQSRLSMYSYGRTSGLVVEVGHGVSYVVPIYEGYPLPSITGRLDYAGSDLTTYLMGLMNNLGKHFTEDQLGIVEDIKKKCCFVALDPTEEKKVPATEHTIQYTLPDGQEIYLCQERFLCSEMFFKPSLIKSTQLGLHTQTVSCLNKCDIALKRDLMGNLLLCGGSSMLRGFPNRLQKELNSMCPNDTPQVNVLPERDTAVWTGGSILASLQGFQPLWVHRFEYEEHGPFFLYRRCF